Genomic window (Cottoperca gobio unplaced genomic scaffold, fCotGob3.1 fCotGob3_324arrow_ctg1, whole genome shotgun sequence):
actataaaaaaggtcaggaaatgtcctgtgagtaagtgcttttgcccattatccaacaatacctggaactttccatatctggcagtcatttacaatttattgcatgttatgagagtgtaacaACAGTTtataatgaagagaaacacaaaagcggaatttgagtttagtggtttagtgaacagaaaacactgcagttgtacatgaataagagatttaacatgttacatttgaagtttgaaatgtatacaactatatccagtaaaagttttgagtttttttactcttacatctgcataaacaggccataaaatggaaaatatgtccaggcgtttttccccacacagggtagttctctcctctctgtgtcccttcacatgcagaggtcttggtggtactgccagtgactgttcctgttgctcctgttttctctgggtcactcagatgaagattagatcaaatggccatgaactgtctggggacatgacagtggcagggaatgacacatggaaaatggtttgcttacaccaaaagttgctcatctttctgcaggtccaacaCTGAcctgtacagcaacatgcctgtggacatcttcatttcttctggagttatttcagtccagatgaactgtctccctctctccaggcttttggctgcattcttgtttgtgtattcagagaggagtttgaaaactgcagcatcaaagtgggaataaatgtcacctggtgctgggtttaccatatcgagagggggttggacacctggggtggttgagggactccatcatcgggctctgcctcagtctgccatcttgtggtgtgatgtggtgaggggcttctgtgtctgacagcatcaccagatcctccagcatccccacagctccatttacaggcctgaatgtgatctctggtgacacctcctcctctccacctccagcttgtacacagcctctgctaggacgcaggctacttgaagaagacgcgcacatttacgcatataaagtacaattacacacctagtacaatcttacagacttggtacactgttctaaacaagtcaccacgctatacaagtgttgatttacataccgtcttgcttctattagaattaaatccgctgttttctGGCTCTATATCGCCACGGTGACTTTGACATAATTaaggtaatccaaagttttgcttgcaaaatgtgtcgccgccgacacattcggtgttaaagggttaattaCGACACATCTGTATCTCGTATTTGGCTGGTACACCTTGGGAATTGTAGTCCTATATGTTGTATGGACTACAGAGGGGCCACTAGGTGATCAACAGGATCACAAACCTTGAGTCCAGATGCTTCATACGAATAAATATCCAGAACAcctgctgtgattggctgctgccatggtaacatgtttttgtttgtctcccTCCAGTGGCCGATCTGATCTAACCTGGAAGATGACATCACACCgaagcccccccccctttgATTGATCTGTTATTTcctgttgagtttttttaaaaCTAGTTGTAGAGTGAATTTCTTTATTTGACTGTCGAGGTGAAACAACTGtaagacatttgttttgtaaataaagttttgattCCACTTTGTACGTGCCATGTGTCAGTACCTGGGGGGCGGGGGCaggtagtatatatatatatatatatatatatatatatatatatatatatatatatatatatatatatatatatatatatatatatatatatatatatatatatatatatatatatgtgtgtgtgtgtgtgtgtatgtatatgtgtgtatatatatatagagatagagatatatatatatatatatatatatatatatagatatatatatatatatatatagatagatagatagatagatagatagatagatagatagatagatatatatatatatatagatagatagatagatagatagatagatagatagatatatatatatatatatatatatatatatatatatatatatatatagatagatagatagatagatagatatatatatatatatatatatatatatatatattatatatatatatatatatatatatatatatatatatatatatatatatatagatagatagatagatagatagagatatatagatagatagatagagatatatatatagatagatagagatatatatatagagatatatagatagagatatatatatagagatatatatatagagatatatatatatagagatatatatatatagagatatatatagagatatatatagatctatctatagatctatctatatatatagatctatctatatatatagatctatctatatatatagatctatctatatatatctatatatatatctatagatctatatatagatatagatagatctatagatatatatatagatagatctatatatatctctatatatatgtgtatatatatatgtatatatatatatacatatatgtgtatatatatgtatatatatatatatatgtatacatatatatatatatgtatatatatatatatatatatatatttatattatattatatatatatgtatattatatagtatatatatatgtatatagtatatctctatgtgtgtatatatatgtgtatatatatgtgtgataaTTGGTGTATAtctatgttgtatatatatgtgtatatatatgctttatatatatgtgtgtatatatatatatatatatatatatatatatatataatatagatatagatagattttgatatatatctatatatatagatattattatatctatataatatgtgtgtgtgtgtggtgtttatatctgtgtgtggtatatatatatgtgtgtgtatatatatatgtgtatatatatatatattattatatacacatatatatatatatatatatatatatatatatatatagatatatatatagatatatatatatatatatatatatatatagatatatgtatgattatattatatatatatatatatatgtatatatatagatatatagatataatatatatgggttattatatgatattatatatatgtgtatatatatatgtatatatatatatatgtgtatatagatatatatataaacatatatatatatacacatatatatatgtatacatatatatatacatatattataacatatatatattatatatatatatacacatatatatatatatacacatatatatatgtatacacaatatatatatgtatatatatatatatatatacatatatatatatatataatacatatacacatatatatatatatacacatatatatatatcatatgtgtatatatatatgtgtatatgtaatatatatatatatatatgtatatatatattatatacaatatataatgtgtatacatattatctatgtgtatatatatatatatgtatatatatatgtatatatatgtatacatatatatatgtgtatatatatatataatgtgtctagatatatatatatatgtatatatatgtatatatatatgtgtgttatctatatatatatatatatatatgtatatatatatatatatgtatatgtatatatatatatatatatatgtatatatatatatgtatatatatatatatatatgtatatatatatatatatatatatgtatatatatatatatatatatgtatatgtatatatatatatatatatatatatgtatatgtatatatgtatatatatatgtatatatatatatatatatatatatgtatgtatgtatatgtatatatatatatatatatatgtatgtatgtgtatatatatagatatatgtatgtatgtatatgtatatgtatgtgtatatgtatgtatatagatatatatatgtatgtatgtgtatatgtatgtgtatatgtatgtatatatgtatagatatatatatatatatgtatgtgtatatgtatgtgtatatgtatgtatatatgtatagatatatatatatatatatatatgtatgtatgtatgtgtatatgtatgtatgtgtatgtatgtatatatgtatatgtatgtgtatatatatatgtatgtatgtatatatatatgtatgtatgtatatatgtatgtatatatatgtatatgtatgtatatatgtatatgtatatatgtatgtgtatatatatgtgtatatatatgtgtatatatatgtatatatgtatgtatatatatgtatatatgtatgtatatatatatgtatgtatatatatatgtatgtatatatgtatatgtatatatatatatatatatatatgtatatatatgtatatatatgtatgtatatgtatatatatgtatgtatatatacatatatgtatgtatatgtatatatatgtatgtatatatatatatatatgtgtatatatatatatatatatatgtatgtatatatatatatatgtgtgtatatgtatgtatgtatgtatgtatatatatatatgtgtgtatatatatatgtatatatatgtatgtatatatgttatatgtatgtatgtatatatatatgtatatatatgtgtatatgtatgtatgtatatatatatatacatatacatatacatacgtatacatatacatatgtatatatatatatgtgtgtatatatatatgtatatatatgtatgtatatatgtatatgtatgtatgtatgtatatatatatgtatatatatgtgtatatgtatgtatgtatatatatatatacatatacatatacatacgtatacatatacatatgtatatatatatatacatacatgtataagtatatgtatatatatatgtatatgtatatatgtgtatatatgtgtatatatatatatatgtatatgtgtatatatatatgtatatatatgtgtatatatgtatatgtgtatatatatgtatgtatatatatatatatgtatatatatgtatatgtatgtatatatttatgtatgtatatatatatatatatatatatgtatatatatgtatatgtgtatatatatgtatgtatatatatatatatgtatatatatgtatatgtatatatatatatatgtatatgtatatatgtatatatatatatgtatgtatatatatgtgtatatatatatatgtgtatatatatatatgtgtgtgtatgtatatatatatatgtgtgtgtatatatatatatatatatatatatgtatatatatatgtatatatgtatatatatatgtatatatatatatgtatgtatatatgtatatatatatatatatgtatgtatatatgtatatatatatatatatatatatatatgtatgtgtatgtatatatatatatatatatatatatatgtatatatatgtatatatgtatatatatgtatatatgtatacatatatgtatatatgtatgtatgtatatgtatgtatgtatatatatatgtatatatatgtatatatgtatgtatatatatgtatatatatatacatacatatacatatacatacatatacatacgtatacatatacatatgtatatatatatatatacatacatgtatatgtatatatatatatatatatatatatatacatacatgtatatgtatatatatatatgtatatgtgtatatatatgtgtatatatatatatatgtatatgtgtatatatatatatgtatatatatgtatatgtatatatatatatatatatatatgtatatatatatatatatatgtgtatatatatgtgtatatgtatgtatatatatatgtatatgtatatatgtatatatatatatgtatgtatatatatatgtgtatatatatatgtgtgtgtgtatatatatatatgtgtgtatatatatatatgtatatatatgtgtgtatatatatatgtatatatatatgtatgtatatatatatatgtatatatatatgtatgtatatatatatatgtatatatatatgtatgtatatatgtatatatatatatatgtatgtatatatgtatgtatatatatatgtatgtatatatatatgtatatatatgtatatatatgtatatatatatatatatatatatatatgtatatatatgtatatatatatatatatgtatatatatatatatatatatatgtatatatatgtatatatatatatatatatatatgtatatatatacacatatatatacatatatttatatatatatattttaataaactaATAGTTTTGAGTGAAAATAACaggaagtaaataaaaacaggaacaaatcaaagtctttttaattttattgttcCACATCAAATATTGAGAAAGTAAAAGTCTTCGAGGTGCAAGACGTTAAATTGTTAGTCAGTTTAACATGCTGATAATCTTAAAACacataacaaaatatttaatatccTATAGATTTActtcattattttacattaaaacattaaaaactgccggttcatcatttacaaaaatattccTTCGTTAattaaacaggaagtggagatGTCGGAGGGCCGGGGCGGCGTTACAGAAACGTATTAACGCAAACACTAAGTTTCGTTAAGGTTGAGAGATttagtggtggtggtgatggcctagtggtatgCTTTccaaacactagaaggtcgggagttcaataccaggctgccaccattgtacccctgagcaaggtacttaaccctgagttgctccagggagactgtccctgtagttagttcaatgtaagtcgctctggataagagcgtctgctcaatgacctgtaatgttatttatgatgcattcatgtggtgtcggaacaGCAATAACACGTTTTCTGTAGCGTCCGTGTTCTTTCCACATCACTTAAAGCTCAGGAAGAAGGACTTCAGAGGAGCACTTGAACGCAGCGTTGGACTTGAGGATTAACTTCAGACGTTTCAGTGAGACTCGTTAGCTGCTAATGTTTCtatatttatgctaagctaagctaacatctGCTGAGGATTTATCTAAatgttgaactgttcctttaacgtCTCATCACAGCCAATCAGGACGGAGGCGTGACACAataattattactttatttgtgCTGAACACGTGTTTAAAGCTGAAGCTGCTGGTTGTTCAAAGAACTTTTAAAGTTACAAAGTGATTTCCTGTTATGATGTGAGAACCAATGGGACGTCAGGTCAGAGAGAGGCATTCTGATTGGACAGGAGTGGCAGGGGTTCTTATAAACACAAGCCAATCACAGGAGGAGCAGGGCATGATGGGAAATTGTCTACAGGTTGTGTCGGATGAACCAGATCTCGTTCCTGCGGCGGGGCACGCCGGGATTCTCGTACGAGGCGACCATGTAACCGTCCCTGCAGAGGTCGGCGGTGTCGCCCAGGATCTCCCACAGCAGGCCGATCTGATTGGTCACCGTCTCCTCCGTGGTTGTCCCAGAGAACGCcctgacagccaatcagagagcagaaAACCATTAACACACTCCGTCATACAACATATCAGAAAGCGTGAATAACGGCGCTTCAGAGAGCAGCCTGTGCAGGACGTTCATGATGACGCTCTGACCTGGCGACCACTCTGATTGGCTCTCTGTAGACGATGGTGATGTCGGGGTCGGAGGGTCGGGGGGGGTCGGTCTGAAACTCTGTGGGCAGGTAGAACGCCGTCTGCACATCTTTCTCTAACGTGTGTCCGTCAGTCATCATGTGGATGTGATTGACCACCGGCACCGTCAGGCCCAGGTATCTGCCTGAGGGGATAAAATACTTATATTATAATgtctattaatatataataatataaatatctatgaatatataataatataaatatctatgaatatataataatataaatatctattaatatataatataaatatatctattaatatataatataaatatatctattaatatccatccatccatccatccatcgtctaccgcttatccggggtctggtcgcgggggcagcagctccagtaaggaaccccagtcttcccttctccgggccacatcctccagctccgactgggggatcctgaggcgttcccaggccagtgaggagatataatctctccaccgagtcctgggtcttccccggggtctcctcccatctggacgtgcctggaacacccaggtggcatccttactagatgcccgaaccacctcaactggctcctttcaacataaaaggagcagcggctctactccgagtctctcacgggtggctgagcttctcaccctatctctaagagaGACGCcagccgtctgagaaaacacatttcggccgcttgtacccgcaatctcgttctttcggtcatgacccagccttcatgaccaggtgagggtaggaacgaagatcgactggtagattgagagctttgtcttctggctcagctctcttttcgtcacaacggtgcggtaaaccgactgcagtaccgcccccgctgctccgattctccggctaatctcttgctccatcgtcccctcactcacgaacaagaccccgaggtacttgaactccttcacttggtgtaatggctcattccctcaatccaccggtttcctgctgagagccatggcctcagattttgaggtgctgatcctcatcccaaccgcttcacacttggctgcgaaccgatccagtgactgttgaaggtcacagactgatgatgccataagaACCACattatctgcaaagagcagcaatgagatccttagggcaccgaactgcaacccctctcctccacgactacgcctcaatatcctgtccatgaacatcacgaacaggattggtgataaagcgcagctctggcggaggccaacattcactgggaacgagttagacttactgccgagtatccggacacaactctcgctttgggcgtacagggattggatggccctcagaagtgaccccctcaccccatactcccgcagcacctcccacagtatcacccgggggacccggtcatacgccttctccagatccacaaaacacatgtagaccggatgggcgtactcccaggccccctccaggatccttgcaagagtgaagagttggtccgttgttccatgaccaggatggaatccgcactgttcctcttcaatcagaggttcgacaatcggccgaaccctcctttccagcacatTGGAGTAGACTTTTCCAGGGatgctgagaagtgtgatacccctgtagttggcacacactctctggtccccctttttaaataggggaaccaccaccccggtctgccaccccctaggcactgtaaccagacttccacgcaatgttgacgaggcgtgtcaaccaagacagcccctcaacacccaaagccttcagcatttctggacagatctcatcaacccctgcggctttgccactgtggagttgtttgactaccttagtgacttccatcagggaaattgacgatgatcccccatcagcttccagctctgcctctaccatagagggcgtgttggtcggattcaggagttcctcaaagtgctccttccaccgcccgataaccttctcagtcaaagtcagcagggtcccacccttgctgtacacagcttggatggttcctcgactccccctcctgaggtgccggatggttttccagaagcaccttgatGCCGACctaaagtccttctccatagcttctccaaacttctcccacacccgctgctttgcctctgacacggcagagggtgccgcccttctagtccttcggtaccctgcaactgtttccggaatCCTTCCGGATAACaacctggaaggactccttcttcagtgggacggcttccctgaccaccgatGTTACGGTGGACGAGCCCCCATTTATGTTACGAccccggctcggcgagggaaaagggagtaacataaaaccagatggtcatgatttatataaagtatatttattaatagaaTACGGATAATTGGCAACCAATTGCTTTTCAAGAGacaaaatagaacaaaaggagggctcttaacataagagcataaggcgtcaaagccaactaactaaaaataaaacccaacctaaacaattctaaaacaaagctcggggtgaaaactggattaacaccaaatacaaacaaaaaggcataacagcaccggagcacctagcgtgcttaacaAATAACCCTAAACAGCTTGTTCTGACGATCAAACTGTCTCACCTAAACAACGCGGACAGCTTGCATGGAACACGAAACACAATATGCAACACTCAATGTACTCTATGAGAGCGCGACAGTCTCGGACCAAACAAAAATGCATATGCGTAGGCTGACAACACAaaagcagccccgactgtcgagctggcctggcatttgtatccaccggtctctccagtgcgcctcggattggagagccggaacaggtgcaccaCCAATCACAaccggtcttcatcaaggtgggaggaggaggtgtccccgcagccaatcaagcgggcggcggtcacacatccaaatctgcatacctaaataaggacacaaggtgcatgcacccacaaagtaatccccgcagataacaggccgtggccgtaacaacCGGGGTCCActacggtgttcgagggttaccgccccttgaggcacctaagaccttgagaccacagctcatcaccgcaacttcagcaatagaggttttgaacatcgcccactcaggttcaatgcccccaacctccacagggatgtctgaaaagctctgccggaggtgtgagttgaagatccccaggacaggggcttcctccagacgttcccagttcacccgcactacccgtttgggcttaccaggtctgtccagagtcctcccccaccccttgatccaactcaccaccagatggtgatcagctgacagctccgcccctctcttcacccgagtgtccaaaacatgcggcctcagatcagatgatacgattacaaaatcgatcattgacctttggcctagggtgctctggtaccacgtgcacttatgagcatccttatgttcgaacatggtgtttgttatggccattccatgactagcacagaagtccaacaacaaacgaccattcgggtttagatcagggaggccgttcctctcaatcacgcctctccaggtgtctccatcgtttcacacgtgtgcgttgaagtctcccagtaagactacggagtcccctactggagccccctgcagggctccattcagggtctccaagaaggccgaatactccgaaatgcggtttggggcataggcacaaacaacagtcagagttttcccccccataacccgaaggcgtacctcttgtccaccggggtgaactccaacgtagtggctctcagccggggacttgtgagtaacCCCttccggcccgacgcctcacaccttgggcaactccggagaagaatagagtccaacccctatccaggagtacggtttcagagccaagactgtgcgtagatgtaagccccaccagatccaactggtagcgctccacctcctgcactagttccggctccttcccccacagagaggtgacgttccgcgtccccagagccagcctctgctgcccgggtctggtccgtcgaggtccctgaccatcactgccacccgtgtgaccccagcgttttttcccatgagtggtgggcccacaggatggatggatgggaggcaccacgtagcttatttgggctgtgcctgaccgggctccgtggcaaacccggccaccaggcgctctcCCTCTGAGCCTGGCTCCAGAGgggggccctgggcttcctccgggcagggtctctcctttcctttccctttttttcatgaagtcgttttgaaccattcttagtctggcccctcgcctgagaccaatttgccttgggagaccctaccaggagcaccagtctccagacaacacagctctcaggttcattgggacacacaaacctctccaccacgataaggtgatggttcccagagaggaaatTAAGTCTGTCATTTCTGTTGTGATAATTCACCTACAGCATATTACCAGTGAGtgaataataatctaaatatatcaattaatatatataatataaatgtatatataattaatataaatatatataataatatgaatatatctattaatatataataatataaatatatcttattaataatatacattaatatataatatacataatatacaataatatatactagtataaaaagatatattaaataataatataataatataaatatatctattaatatataataataaagatatcttattatatatgtaataatataaatatatctattaatatataaatagatattaattaaatataaattatatatattaattaatataaatatatatattaataaaatatataaagataaattaataatataataataatataaattatataaattaatatataataataatataaatatatctattaataatataaataatatctattatatacaataaaaaatataatataatatatatttctgacCTGCCAGAGTTCTCTTTGCAGATGAAGCGCATCAGCTTCATGAAGCTCAGCGAAATGCTCTGCTCGTACAGATCTTCTCCTTTAGTCACACACACCCAGTGACCTGCAGGGTACACCCGCTCCTCATACTGCACCTCCCCCACCTGGGGGATAGGGGGGAGAGAGTCGGATATATACACACTGCACATCCCCCACctgggggagagggggagtAAGAAATGTTTCCTTACCTTCTCATGGCAGGATATAGAAGTGAAGGGGAGGGGCTCCCTCTGCTGGTTGTTTCGGGTCATTTCCTGTATGGGGCCGGTCATTTctgtaacacagacaggaagttcaGTACATTACATGGTGCATATGGACACATGGTGCGTGCAGCCCCCTCACCTGGAGGTACTGACACATGGTGTGTGCTGGCAACCGCCTGCCAGTGTGTCAGCAGTCGGTCTCTATCCTCTTCATCCATTGGTTCAGGATTGTCAGCGATGTCATCGTCCAGCTGCTCGTCGTCCAATCTATCAAGGTCTTCCAGAGAGATCAGAGCCATCACAGCTGAGGAGACAACCTTTGACCCGAGGAGACGACCTTTGACCTGGGgagatgacctttgacctaacCTGTTCCTGTAACAGAGAAGTCACTTCAGGATGGAAACACAGACATGGACTCATCTGTTTGTTCGGAGGACATTTCACCCGTTAATGAAGTCGTGACGGCAGCGCTGTTACGACTTCACGATCAGAGCGCTCACTTTGATCTTTAGCGTTGGATGGTTGTGTCGAGCTTTTGCTGCGGGCCGCAGGTTTCCGCCCggcacattacattacagttcatttatctgacgcttttgtcccAAGCGacaaaaagtgtaaacaatcctggagatacaactccgaacagcaagaatcttgtaagtacaatatcttcaaatacaatcgtatcagtgaacaCCGTCTTCAGATagacagtttgaagtgcaacatacagaaacaacagaatacaaattcaactattagctataaataagccaaaccagatacaagtgcaacatacaaagaacagttaattagttttcttcattcaccgaggtgcagtcgaaacaggtgagtgttcagtctgcaggtgtgaagactgtctgctgtcctcacatcaatggggaggtcgttccaccatgttggagcaggatagcaaacaggaggttttgtttgagggaaatcc
Coding sequences:
- the soul4 gene encoding heme-binding protein soul4; translated protein: MALISLEDLDRLDDEQLDDDIADNPEPMDEEDRDRLLTHWQAVASTHHVSVPPEMTGPIQEMTRNNQQREPLPFTSISCHEKVGEVQYEERVYPAGHWVCVTKGEDLYEQSISLSFMKLMRFICKENSAGRYLGLTVPVVNHIHMMTDGHTLEKDVQTAFYLPTEFQTDPPRPSDPDITIVYREPIRVVARAFSGTTTEETVTNQIGLLWEILGDTADLCRDGYMVASYENPGVPRRRNEIWFIRHNL